The Halovivax ruber XH-70 genome includes the window CGTACGCTATCGACCACTCGAAGGGTGTTGTTCTCCCGGAAGCTCCGCCTGTTCGTCGGGTTCGTCGCCTGTTTCTTCGCGGTCGTTCAGGCGACCGATACGTACATCCAGCCGATCACGGAGACGCTGCTCGCCGACGCGCTCGAATCGGTCACCGTCGCCGGTCGACCGCTCCCCGAACCAGCTCTCCTGGGCGTTCTCTACGCCACATTCGCGGCGGTTGGCGCGATCGCTAGCGACCGCGCTGGAGCGGTATACAGCCGGTTCGGGAGTCGGAGCGCGGTCGTCTGGCTCGCCTTTGGCGTCGCAGTCTCACTGCTCGTTCCGTGGTTCGTCGCGTTACTGGCCATCCCTGTCTTCGTTCTCCTGAAGGGCGCCTACGCCCTCTCGAAGCCGCTCGTCACCCAGTACGTCAACGATCACGCCGCCACAGCCAACCGGGCGACGGTCCTGAGTGCGACGTCCATGACGTTTGCACTCGTTCGGGCACCCCTGAAACCGGTTTCTGGAATCGTCGCCGACGCGACCTCGCCGATAGCGACCGTGGCGCTGCTCGGGGTCGGGCTGCTCGGTGCGGTCGGCGTGGTCGCCGTTCGAAGCGACTGGTTGCGCTCGTAGCCGGCGAAACCCTGTGGCGGTCCCGAAGGTGGTTCGCCGCGTGTCGGTTCTCCCCAATTTATAGGTCGGACTCAGCTGAATGTGGTGCCATGTCCGACGATGGTCCGTCCTACGGCCGCGAGCGATTGATCGAAGTGTACACGCAGGGGATGCTGGCCGACGAACGGCCATCGGTCCCGCCGCGGTTCGAGGACCTCGAGGCGGCCGCTCGCGAGGCGCTCGATGCGGAGGCGTACGACTACGTCGCCGGGAGCGCGGGCGGAGAGCGGACCGCGGCCGAGAACCGGTCGGCCTTTTCGCAGTGGCGGCTCGTCCCTCGAATGCTCCGTGATGTGGCCGAGCGAGACCTCTCCACGACGGTGTTCGGAACCGAGTATCCGGCGCCGGTCGGCCTTGCACCCATCGGTGTCCAGTCCATTCTCCACGACGAGGGCGAACTCGCGTCGGCCAGGGCAGCCGCCGACCTCGGCCTCCCGTTCGTCTCGAGCTCGGCGGCATCGGAACCGATGGAGGACGTCGCCGACGCCGTCGGCGATGGCCCGGCGTGGTTTCAGCTCTACTGGAGTTCGAATCGCGAACTGACGGCGAGTTTCGTCGACCGCGCCGAGGCCGCAGGCTACGATGCGCTCGTCGTGACCGTCGACACGCCGATCATCAGCTGGCGAGAGCGAGACGTCGAACGTGGGTATCTTCCCTTCCTCGACGGCGAGGGGGTCGGGAACTACTTCTCCGATCCGGTGTTTCGCGACCTGCTGGGTCAGGACCCCGCGGAGAACGAGGGCGCGGCCGTCATGCAGTTCGTCGACGTCTTCGGTGACGCCTCGCTCACCTGGACGGATCTCGAGTGGCTCCGTGATCGAACCGAGCTCCCGATCATCGTGAAGGGGATCGTCCATCCCGAGGACGCCGAGCTGGCGCTCGACTCGGGCGCCGACGGCATCGTCGTCTCGAACCACGGCGGCCGACAGGTCGACACCGCGCTCCCGGCGATCGAGGCACTGCCCGCCGTGGTCGATCATCTCGACGAAGCCGGGTACGACGAACCCGTCCTCTTCGACAGCGGCCTCAGGCGCGGCGCCGACGCCGTGACCGCGCTTGCACTCGGCGCCGAGATGGTATTTCTGGGCCGTCCGTACGTCTACGGGCTTGCGATCGACGGCGAGGACGGTGTTCGCCAGGTGTGTCGGAACTTCCTGGCGGATCTCGATCTGACGATGGGGCTTTCGGGGTGTTCGCGTGTCTCGGAACTCGACCGGTCGATGCTGGTCCGAGCGGGAGCGGCGCCCGCCGGGAACGGGACCTAATCGGCCGCCGGCCCGTCCCCGTCGACGTATGAGCGGGTCGCCTGCACGAGGTGACGGCGGTAGCCGCTCGGGTCCGGATCGTGCCCGAGTTCGCGAAACCGCGTCCGGAACTCGTCGGCGTCGACGGAGGGGGCGTCCGCCGCGGCTGCGTCGGCCAGGTCGTACAGCCGGTGGTCCTCGTCGATGATGTCGTTTCGTTCGGCCAGTGCGAGGGCGAACGCGGCGTTGACGGCCGTGATCTCCGGATCAGCACCAGTCGTGACCCGCTCGAAGTCGCCCCGTGGCGTGGCCCGTGCTCGATCGGCGATGGCCGCGGCCAGGCCCGATTCCAGATACGAGAGCAGTTTCTCGCCGGGACCCACCGAGAGCGTGATGTCGTCCGCGTAGATGTCCTTCATGTGGTTGGCGATCTGGAAACAGTGAGCCAGTTTGCGTCGCTCCACGTCGCGGCCCGCGAGGGCGAGGTAGAGGACCTCTTCGATGGACTGGACGTGTGATGGGTGGTCCTCCTCGT containing:
- a CDS encoding alpha-hydroxy-acid oxidizing protein, giving the protein MSDDGPSYGRERLIEVYTQGMLADERPSVPPRFEDLEAAAREALDAEAYDYVAGSAGGERTAAENRSAFSQWRLVPRMLRDVAERDLSTTVFGTEYPAPVGLAPIGVQSILHDEGELASARAAADLGLPFVSSSAASEPMEDVADAVGDGPAWFQLYWSSNRELTASFVDRAEAAGYDALVVTVDTPIISWRERDVERGYLPFLDGEGVGNYFSDPVFRDLLGQDPAENEGAAVMQFVDVFGDASLTWTDLEWLRDRTELPIIVKGIVHPEDAELALDSGADGIVVSNHGGRQVDTALPAIEALPAVVDHLDEAGYDEPVLFDSGLRRGADAVTALALGAEMVFLGRPYVYGLAIDGEDGVRQVCRNFLADLDLTMGLSGCSRVSELDRSMLVRAGAAPAGNGT
- a CDS encoding DUF5781 family protein, encoding MELHVQGTGPAAPFLSARDLFETEHDLSLPVRVRLRDDPDERTWAGHYDDRHVLNISRRAASSAMARELALHEFAHMARYEEDHPSHVQSIEEVLYLALAGRDVERRKLAHCFQIANHMKDIYADDITLSVGPGEKLLSYLESGLAAAIADRARATPRGDFERVTTGADPEITAVNAAFALALAERNDIIDEDHRLYDLADAAAADAPSVDADEFRTRFRELGHDPDPSGYRRHLVQATRSYVDGDGPAAD